In Pseudofrankia saprophytica, one genomic interval encodes:
- a CDS encoding helix-turn-helix domain-containing protein: protein MQEGVPTARDPAGTGAVPPRHPQRVDDDDVLTVDELVVWLRLSESTVLRLLSERAIPARKVGHQWRIRRGRVRDWLDGRE from the coding sequence ATGCAGGAGGGCGTGCCGACGGCGCGCGACCCGGCGGGCACGGGCGCCGTCCCGCCCCGGCACCCGCAACGCGTTGACGACGACGACGTGCTGACGGTGGACGAGCTGGTTGTCTGGCTGCGGCTTTCGGAGAGCACGGTGCTGCGGCTGCTGTCCGAACGGGCCATCCCCGCCCGAAAGGTGGGACACCAGTGGCGGATCCGCCGCGGACGGGTTCGGGACTGGTTGGACGGGCGGGAGTGA
- a CDS encoding MinD/ParA family ATP-binding protein — MPADEDWSWDADHDDDDLAPWDEIPLRESLADRAAADLPGSWRIGVTSAFPYSGTTTLVGILGLVLTGARGESVLAVDLRPRTWADEDPDEPRGDPLCPRVGAPGDVTVADIARRRGGAAGALRELIGGPARPGTPELDVVPLSRGEGTGGGSGAMVPADDTVTPGMLRTALSHLTRAYPLVLVDAPIDAPLSPTALRASDLVVVVSLAAPADLDRTAAALRDPAAPLLPVDAQGRRPPVIAAVVSPRRGRWSPRTRAAAGRLTRHVDALVRIPYESRLDPSRRAPVRIPRLRASTRRSYLYLGVAVVERLVRLAAEESTKTGATTNDTTRGSTPETLRTPVV; from the coding sequence GTGCCCGCCGACGAGGACTGGAGCTGGGACGCGGACCACGACGATGACGACCTGGCTCCGTGGGACGAGATCCCGCTGCGCGAGTCGCTCGCCGACCGGGCCGCGGCCGACCTGCCCGGGTCGTGGCGGATCGGGGTCACCTCCGCGTTCCCCTACTCCGGTACCACCACGCTGGTCGGCATCCTCGGCCTGGTGCTCACCGGGGCGCGGGGCGAGTCCGTTCTCGCCGTCGACCTGCGCCCACGGACCTGGGCGGACGAGGACCCGGACGAGCCACGCGGCGACCCGTTGTGCCCCCGGGTGGGGGCGCCCGGCGACGTCACCGTGGCGGACATCGCCCGCCGCCGCGGCGGCGCGGCCGGCGCGCTCCGCGAGCTGATCGGGGGCCCGGCCCGGCCCGGCACCCCGGAACTCGATGTCGTGCCGCTCAGCCGCGGCGAGGGGACCGGCGGCGGTTCCGGCGCGATGGTCCCCGCGGACGACACCGTCACCCCCGGGATGCTGCGAACCGCTCTCAGCCACCTAACCCGCGCCTACCCGCTGGTACTGGTGGATGCGCCCATCGACGCTCCGCTGTCCCCGACGGCGCTGCGGGCAAGCGACCTGGTCGTCGTCGTGAGCCTCGCCGCGCCGGCGGACCTCGACCGGACCGCGGCGGCGCTGCGCGACCCCGCGGCGCCCCTGCTCCCCGTCGACGCGCAGGGGCGGAGGCCGCCGGTGATCGCCGCCGTGGTCTCGCCACGGCGGGGCCGCTGGTCGCCGCGCACCAGAGCGGCCGCCGGCCGGCTGACCAGACACGTCGACGCCCTGGTCCGGATCCCCTATGAGAGCCGGCTCGACCCGAGCCGGCGCGCGCCGGTGCGCATTCCCCGGCTACGCGCCAGCACCCGGCGGTCTTACCTCTATCTCGGGGTCGCCGTGGTCGAACGGCTAGTCAGGCTCGCGGCCGAGGAATCAACCAAGACGGGCGCAACGACCAACGACACAACTCGGGGGAGCACTCCGGAAACGCTGCGGACGCCCGTCGTATGA
- a CDS encoding DUF6112 family protein, which produces MIADVASARATVLLAAVEVTPDPTKAPGLNALKDLVNGLAAYAAIAAVASILLGGIAWALGDRMGLDRASSVGKSGVLAGCGLAFLVGIAAVLVNFFLATGSSASAGPLETGGTGSPRPPAVVQLVDSAAVVHDEPSANT; this is translated from the coding sequence ATGATCGCCGATGTCGCATCCGCGCGGGCGACAGTGTTGCTCGCGGCGGTTGAAGTCACACCGGACCCGACGAAGGCGCCCGGCCTCAACGCCCTGAAAGACCTGGTCAACGGCCTCGCGGCTTACGCGGCCATCGCGGCGGTCGCCTCGATTCTCCTGGGCGGCATCGCCTGGGCGCTCGGCGACCGGATGGGGCTCGACCGGGCCTCGTCCGTGGGCAAGAGCGGGGTGCTCGCCGGCTGCGGGCTGGCATTCCTCGTCGGCATCGCCGCGGTGCTGGTCAACTTCTTCCTCGCGACCGGCAGCTCGGCGTCCGCCGGACCACTCGAGACCGGCGGGACCGGTAGCCCACGCCCTCCGGCGGTGGTCCAGCTGGTGGACAGCGCCGCCGTGGTCCATGACGAACCTTCCGCAAACACCTGA
- a CDS encoding SCO6880 family protein, producing MVAERSYRFGPLERGGILLGLRWPQLGLMVGVMLCVLGALRSPLLLAPAWVLVAVALGIIAFIRVEDRNLDQWVPILFGYTMQKVTGETLFRGGVFRLGPDEDQITRTVLPGPLANLVMLSVPVGNGRYVAVVKDTKKQTYTAVLQVQGSQFALLESGDQQARVDAWGELLAGLTAGGGRLARIQWLERTLPDSGDTLQRHWRVRGHHDDSWAAEAYQEIIDAAGPVAQRHETYLSFQLRARDARRAIQRGGGGDRAACAVLLGELRTMEAALARAQISTVGWLPPRALAAVIRTTYDPYSVDMIDARGGATHDLAGGLKGLPSGIDPAVAGPVRAVASWDHYRTDSGFHTTYWINGWPRVPSPAAFLAPLLMETTCRRTVSLVVEPLPGRKAERAVNRRRMTHLGEQEMRDKFGKVTTQRDMTEADEVERREQELIAGFGAFRFHGFVTVSADDLDGLADACGEAETLASRSRLEMVRLVGEQDQGFHVGALPLAVGVS from the coding sequence ATGGTCGCGGAACGCAGCTATAGGTTCGGCCCGCTCGAACGGGGTGGGATCCTGCTCGGCCTGCGCTGGCCGCAACTCGGCCTGATGGTCGGGGTGATGCTCTGTGTGCTCGGCGCGCTGCGCTCACCGTTGCTTCTCGCACCTGCCTGGGTGCTGGTAGCGGTAGCCCTGGGCATCATCGCGTTCATCCGGGTCGAGGACCGTAACCTCGATCAGTGGGTGCCGATTCTGTTCGGCTACACGATGCAGAAGGTGACGGGCGAGACGTTGTTCCGCGGGGGAGTGTTCCGGCTCGGGCCGGACGAAGACCAGATCACCAGGACCGTTCTGCCCGGCCCACTTGCCAACCTGGTCATGCTGTCGGTCCCCGTCGGCAACGGGCGCTACGTCGCCGTCGTCAAGGACACCAAGAAGCAGACCTACACCGCCGTTCTGCAGGTCCAGGGCAGCCAGTTCGCACTGCTGGAGTCCGGCGACCAGCAGGCCAGGGTGGATGCCTGGGGCGAGCTGCTCGCCGGGCTCACCGCCGGTGGCGGCCGGCTCGCGCGCATCCAGTGGCTGGAGCGGACGTTGCCGGACTCGGGTGACACGTTGCAGCGGCACTGGCGGGTGCGGGGCCACCACGACGACTCCTGGGCAGCGGAGGCCTACCAGGAGATCATCGACGCGGCCGGCCCGGTGGCGCAGCGCCACGAGACCTACCTGTCGTTCCAGCTGCGCGCCCGCGACGCCCGCCGGGCGATCCAGCGGGGCGGCGGCGGCGACCGCGCGGCCTGCGCGGTGCTGCTCGGCGAGCTGCGCACGATGGAGGCGGCGCTCGCCAGGGCGCAGATCAGCACGGTCGGCTGGCTCCCGCCGCGGGCACTGGCGGCGGTCATCCGCACCACCTATGACCCGTACTCCGTAGACATGATCGACGCGCGCGGCGGCGCCACGCACGACCTGGCCGGTGGTCTGAAGGGCCTGCCGTCGGGGATCGACCCGGCGGTCGCCGGCCCGGTGCGCGCGGTCGCCTCCTGGGACCACTACCGCACCGACTCCGGTTTCCACACCACCTACTGGATCAACGGCTGGCCACGGGTGCCGTCGCCGGCCGCGTTCCTCGCCCCGCTGCTGATGGAGACGACCTGCCGGCGGACCGTGTCGCTGGTGGTCGAGCCGTTGCCTGGCCGCAAGGCCGAGCGGGCGGTGAACCGGCGCCGGATGACGCACCTCGGGGAGCAGGAGATGCGGGACAAGTTCGGCAAGGTGACGACCCAGCGCGACATGACCGAGGCGGATGAGGTGGAGCGACGCGAGCAGGAGCTGATCGCCGGCTTCGGCGCGTTCCGGTTCCATGGCTTCGTGACGGTGTCCGCCGACGACCTCGACGGCCTCGCCGACGCCTGCGGCGAGGCCGAGACGCTGGCCTCGCGCAGTCGGCTGGAGATGGTGCGCCTCGTCGGCGAGCAGGACCAGGGTTTCCACGTCGGTGCGCTGCCGCTCGCGGTGGGTGTGTCATGA